One Vigna unguiculata cultivar IT97K-499-35 chromosome 11, ASM411807v1, whole genome shotgun sequence DNA window includes the following coding sequences:
- the LOC114168501 gene encoding flowering time control protein FPA-like has protein sequence MPLPAKPMRDSDELASPSNNLWVGNLAPDVTDADLMELFAKYGALDSVTTYSARSYAFIYFKRVEDAKAAKNALQGTSLRGSSLKIEFARPAKACKQLWVGGISPAVTKEDLEAEFRKIGKIEDFKFYRDRNTACVEFFNLEDASQAMKIMNGKRIGGEHIRVDFLRSQTIKRDQLLDYGQFQGKSLGPSDAYSGQKRPLHSQAPMGRKGDGQPSNVLWIGYPPAVQIDEQMLHNAMILFGEIERIKSFPLRNYSTVEFRSVDEARRAKEGLQGRLFNDPRITIMYSSNDLVHGSDYPGFFAGSNGPRPEVLLNENPFRQLQIDAFGHNRPMVPNNFTGQLPPTGVMGPNVPLRPFGPHSGVDSVISGPEFNEINALHKFQDGSSKSNMAPNWKRPSPPAPGMLSSPAPGARHPTRSTTGAWDVLDINHFPRDSKRSRIDGPLPVDEAPFPLRNIDDRGLALEQSYGTDPSIDGGGSGPFANIQGKNHLGPLNSRIITGVHGMVQPDNDHIWRGIIAKGGTPVCRARCVPIGKGVGTELPDVIDCSARTGLDILTKHYADAIGFDIVFFLPDSEDDFASYTEFLRYLSAKNRAGVAKFVDNTTLFLVPPSDFLTRVLKVSGPERLYGVVLKFPQVASSAPMQQASNLPVPTSQFMQQIPPSHTEYGLIPIKEEQVASMDYNRQLREDSKLPSKPAYPPTGGPPSVHSVPPDYAPNNAIAGSQAGVALTPELIATLASFLPSTTPSSATDGAKPGVGSSTMKPPFPPVAPNDGNQSYIWKQDSQSADQTTHPPQQLRSMYSVHNAHYQPYPPASAPAGNPAQVVSSSSHIQDTAASMHQQGAVSSRHMPNFMMPTQSGQVAASPHGSQHYQVEVSPSNQKGFGIVQGTDASVLYNSQAFQQPNNNPPSFQQPNNSIALTNQVSGANSSQQQTAKPYTVDQVNSDTPNQQLSVFGVGQGTPEEADKNQRYQSTLQFAANLLLQIQQKQQQAPGGHGPGIQQ, from the exons ATGCCACTTCCAGCGAAACCAATGAGGGACTCCGACGAGTTGGCGAGCCCTTCGAACAACCTGTGGGTGGGGAATCTGGCGCCGGACGTCACTGACGCCGATCTCATGGAACTTTTCGCCAAATACGGTGCGCTCGATAGCGTAACTACTTATTCCGCTCGCAGTTATGCCTTCATATACTTCAAGCGCGTCGAAGACGCCAAAGCCGCAAAAAACGCTCTCCAAGGAACCTCTCTCCGCGGCAGTTCCTTGAAGATTGAGTTTGCCAGACCG GCAAAGGCATGCAAACAGCTTTGGGTGGGTGGTATTAGCCCAGCTGTTACAAAGGAAGATTTGGAAGCTGAATTTCGTAAAAttggtaaaattgaggattttAAATTCTACAGAGACCGAAATACGGCATGTGTTGAATTTTTCAATTTGGAAGATGCTTCTCAGGCCATGAAAATAATGAATGGGAAAAGAATAGGTGGGGAGCATATTCGTGTTGACTTCCTTCGATCCCAAACTATAAAAAGG GATCAGTTGCTTGATTATGGGCAGTTTCAAGGAAAAAGCTTGGGACCTAGTGATGCTTATTCTGGACAGAAAAGACCGCTG CATTCACAGGCTCCAATGGGGAGGAAAGGCGATGGTCAACCAAGTAATGTTTTATGGATTGGTTATCCTCCTGCTGTTCAGATTGATGAACAAATGCTCCACAATGCTATGATTTTATTTGGTGAAATTGAGAGAATCAAGAGTTTTCCCTTGAGGAATTATTCTACTGTAGAGTTTAGAAGTGTTGATGAAGCCCGACGTGCTAAAGAGGGCCTTCAAGGGCGCCTTTTTAATGATCCTCGAATAACAATTATGTATTCCAGCAATGACCTAGTACATGGCAGTGATTATCCTGGCTTTTTTGCTGGAAGTAATGGACCTAGGCCTGAGGTATTGCTGAATGAGAATCCATTCCGACAATTACAAATAGATGCTTTTGGCCATAATCGTCCAATGGTTCCAAATAATTTTACTGGTCAATTACCACCTACTGGTGTTATGGGTCCAAATGTACCATTGCGACCTTTTGGTCCCCACAGCGGTGTTGACTCTGTTATTTCTGGCCCTGAGTTTAATGAGATTAATGCCCTCCACAAATTTCAGGATGGTAGCTCCAAGAGTAACATGGCTCCAAACTGGAAAAGGCCATCTCCTCCTGCACCAGGTATGCTTTCTTCTCCTGCACCAGGTGCTAGGCATCCTACAAGGTCAACCACCGGTGCATGGGATGTACTTGACATAAACCATTTTCCTAGAGATTCTAAACGTTCAAGGATTGATGGACCCTTACCTGTTGACGAAGCCCCATTTCCATTGAGGAATATAGATGATCGTGGGTTAGCTCTGGAGCAATCTTATGGGACAGATCCATCAATTGATGGAGGTGGTTCTGGTCCATTTGCAAACATTCAAGGAAAAAATCACCTTGGTCCATTGAACTCAAGGATTATAACTGGAGTACATGGTATGGTCCAACCTGATAATGATCATATTTGGCGTGGAATCATTGCAAAAGGTGGAACTCCTGTTTGTCGGGCTAGATGTGTACCAATTGGGAAAGGGGTTGGGACTGAGCT TCCTGATGTTATTGATTGCTCAGCTAGGACGGGATTGGATATACTCACTAAACATTATGCTGATGCAATTGGTTTTGATATTGTTTTCTTTCTGCCTGATAGTGAAGATGATTTTGCATCATATACTGAATTCCTTCGCTATCTCAGTGCAAAAAATCGTGCTGGTGTTGCCAAATTTGTTGATAACACCACATTGTTCTTGGTGCCTCCTTCTGATTTTCTCACTAGAGTTTTGAAAGTCAGTGGACCTGAGCGACTCTATGGTGTAGTTCTGAAGTTTCCTCAAGTGGCAAGTAGTGCACCTATGCAACAAGCATCGAACTTGCCTGTACCGACAAGTCAGTTTATGCAGCAAATTCCTCCTTCACATACTGAATATGGTTTGATTCCTATCAAAGAGGAACAGGTTGCGTCAATGGATTATAACAGACAATTGCGTGAGGATTCTAAGCTTCCTAGTAAACCAGCCTACCCGCCTACAGGAGGGCCTCCTTCAGTTCATTCTGTGCCTCCAGATTATGCTCCTAATAATGCTATTGCTGGGTCCCAAGCAGGAGTTGCATTAACTCCTGAGCTGATTGCAACTTTAGCATCTTTTCTCCCTTCGACTACACCATCATCTGCAACTGATGGTGCCAAGCCTGGAGTAGGTTCCTCGACCATGAAGCCTCCTTTTCCTCCTGTGGCACCAAATGATGGAAATCAATCCTATATATGGAAACAGGACAGTCAAAGTGCTGATCAAACCACTCATCCTCCTCAACAGTTGAGAAGTATGTATAGCGTTCACAATGCTCACTACCAGCCATATCCACCAGCATCTGCTCCAGCTGGCAATCCTGCTCAAGTGGTCTCTAGCAGTTCTCACATCCAAGACACTGCAGCCAGCATGCATCAGCAAGGTGCCGTTTCATCCAGACACATGCCTAATTTCATGATGCCCACTCAAAGCGGACAAGTAGCTGCATCTCCTCATGGCAGTCAGCATTATCAAGTTGAAGTCTCCCCAAGTAATCAGAAAGGCTTTGGAATTGTGCAGGGAACAGATGCCTCTGTCTTATACAATTCTCAGGCATTCCAGCAACCTAATAACAATCCACCGTCTTTCCAGCAACCTAATAATTCTATTGCCTTAACTAATCAAGTTAGTGGTGCTAATTCTTCACAGCAGCAGACTGCCAAGCCATATACAGTAGACCAAGTAAACTCAGACACCCCAAATCAGCAACTTTCTGTTTTTGGAGTCGGTCAAGGCACCCCAGAGGAGGCTGATAAGAACCAGAGATACCAGTCAACATTACAGTTTGCTGCCAATCTTCTTCTCCAAATACAACAAAAGCAACAACAAGCCCCAGGAGGTCATGGACCAGGAATTCAACAATGA